gtaaagtacatttattaacaaagttcattattaacatttgttaataaatatttattaaatcctatgatgttaaaaaatcatttattaacaattaataaagcttattaaatacagacaaatccttctataagtgtatataattattcttaatctAATTTAACTTATACGAATAGtatggttaaaaattttttagagtaagTTACTCATGATAttgtatacttatattttctttattttttatcatgtattttctatgtattttttatatttgtcaTTTTGGCCAGCGGACCctggcataaataaataaatctaaatctaaataatgaatatcaaATGAGagaacaacaataaaaaataataaacagtaTGTTGAATTAAAAGTCAAGTAAAGTACTTACTTTATTTTGAGCATGATATATTTGTCAGGAATTAAACCCTCTCTTCCGCCCACGGAGCCACGCCACCAGTCATAGCTTACTTGCATATAAAGTGTCAGAGTATCGCCTTTCTTGAAGCTTAATTCACGTTCAGATCGGGCGTTAAAATCGAATTGTGCTGTTGCTTCTAAGTTTTCAGACTCTGACAAACGACAAAAAACATATTTGCACCATTAAATATTATGTTTCATACAGAACATATTGACAGAGTTAAAAAACGTATGAATAAATGGACAAAACAACGAGGCTACTCACCATCTTCTGATGGATACACTTCAGAGTCCATATCTTCTTGAACCTGATCTGTTGGAGAGTCACCAACGTcgctataaaataaaataaattcaatttatacaTCACACAGTATGAGTATAGTAACCAAACTGTCTTTCAagtgtcaaatatttttatatacttcATAACTTATGTCAAATGTCAAATATAAAAGCTGTACTCTGCCAGTGAATTACTTACACATCGTCGGGCTCTCGGctgatgtatttttcatacTGAATCCCGCCGATATCATCAGGGAATATTTCTTCGCAGagtgttattatatttttaatcagttcATTAACTTGATTCTGATACTGTACTTGATCTTTGTCTTCGGGCACTGGCACCAAAGTCGGCCCGAAACAAATGGCAAGATTGTATGGGTCCATCATGTTTTCGTCTGAAAATTCCGAGAGGTGATTAAGAAAGGCAAACAGGTATCGCATTACTATAACAACCGGCCTCGGCAGACTCGATATCAACTGTTTCATTTTTAAGACAAACTCATGCTTAGATTCGAGTTGCGCCAATTCCATTAGATGctcgaaataaataatagggAAGAGTGGTTCACGCAATTCCCTCAAGTACAACTTTAGCACCCCGGCAACACTGTTAATATCTGAGGCATCTGTCACGTCAGCAAGTGGATCTTCACCCCGTTCGAACCACTCTCTGAAGTTATTTATCTCAACTTGAGAGCCAGACACTCGAAATATGCCCTGATGATGAAGACCGTACAGATTTATAACCCTTATACAGCTCTTCATTATTAAAGGTATCTCTAAATTCGTGCTCTCGAGATACTCCTCCAAAGAACCACCGAATAACTTTGGCTGTCCGTTCATCTGCAGTCTACCAATTCTCTTTCTACGCGCTTGTTTCTGCTTAGACGTGGTGATGGAAGGATTCGGGCTTCCATTGGAGCCGTCTTGAAGACTTTGCCTTATGTACTCTTGCTTAGCGTCGAGTCTGGCTATTCGCGATGTTCCAAGCAGGTATTCTCGAAATTTCTACAggggaaaaataaaataaaaatatcagtaGACAGATTTAAAACACTCGATTCTATTTTACACTCGTTTGTtctaactagcaaccttgtagtcactatgtgactgctgtgactagtgaactataaataaaaaaattttgctttattaaataatgacttttgttaaattgcactgtacttttttaactattgacgtttttaaagatataagctcatcccgatgttacactcatcaagagctttcatttgagtacccacatgcattttcatatattttccatatatacatatatagtatatatataaatatatgaaatattgacgtttttaaagatataagctcatcctgatgttacactcatcaagagctttcatttgagtgcccacatgcattttcatatatttttcatatataaacatatataatatgtataaatatatgaaaaattgatgtgggtactcaaatgaaaggtctcgatgagtgtaatgtcgggatgagcttatatctttaaaaatgtcaatagttcataagatacaaggtcatttcttaattatgtatctagagacagaattttcgaatgcagcctaaatacttatcatcataaattgactattggtgagaatgatatgaaaccttgaaaaggcacaaattaaaatcaagacctttgcaatgacactaaatttcactaaaaaaaaaccgattttaccatatgactatcctggacacaaaatttgtctttttctcttattaatatagattataaataaaataaaagcaacaaCATAATATAgagtgtaaaaataatttaataatgtaaaataaaataaaaaataccgtAAGATAAAATTCTTCGGTTTCCTGCCTGTCAGCGCGTAATTTGATCTGAACAGTCTCAGGTGGCCTGGAGGTTGGCATGCAGTTTTCACCAAAGTATCGCGAGCAATCGTAGTCCTTGGCAGTAAGCATTTCTAAAAGACTAGCCTCAGCGGTCTCTAAGGTCTTCCACACCTCCTCAGACTCGGTTCTGAGAGAGGTAACGCGTTGCTGCAATTGTCCCAGTCGCTGTTCCATTTCAGAGTGTAGTATCTTCTGTAACTCTGGTTCGGGAGTTTCATCACCTCGTTGGCACTGGAATTCAAACTTCTTGGGGATCATAAACGCCGCGTGATGTGACTCAAGAAAACGCTGTTTGTCTGCACGAGAATCCAGAGCGTTAATAGTATTTGTCAGCTGCTCGGCGCTTGTTTGCAGCGACCGCTGTCTTCCCTCTTCCGCGCTGCAGTGCATCAACAATGCCCGTGCGATGCAATTGTGAAACCCAAAGTCCATACActgcaaataaaaatacaaatataaatacaatctATATACggacaaataaaataaaaaaaaaaaaaaaataaaaacaaataaatcgAGTCAGCGCAATCAACGTCagcgaaaaatttatttacatgtaAACGTAAGAGGAAATAGAAGCAATGAACTCATCAATTTAAATACATACTTTACGTTTATATCCACACACATGTTAGTTAAATAAGTTAACCCGTGTACTTACATCAATGAGATCCGACAGGTCGTCAacgaaatatttatgaatCGTTGTATTGGACGCCTCTAGACAAAGAATGTACTCATTTCTAGCCTTGAGTGCTTTCAGCTTGGCCTCCGTGTATTTGTTCTTTCTCTGAAATAAGATATAACCATTAGTATACATTGAGAGAGAGATTTTAATCAGAATCATGATCAACACAGCCTGGCCTGGCCAGCTGTTACTCTAATGAATTGCCCGTCCCTATGCTAGATAGCGTGCGATATTACTGTACATACTAATTGACTCGGTTAATTTTACTGAGAGTTTGCGCAATCTCTTCATGtgttacttatttatttattagcttTTTCTCGAGCTCGGGCTCAGGGCTTTTATAAAGCTGTCAACACGCAAGTGAGAAAAATACCGACCAATAAATTCTTTCATGCCTCAAAACCCATCGCCATCGGGTATAGGATAACTCATGCGCGAATGGATAAGTAATAGTGTTAAAGTATAACTTTAAGTAACTCTCTTTTTTGTATGCTTGTTTTCTTCCCATAAAACCTCTTATATGTGGTTGTTTTATCGCGAGGGAGTTTCACGCCTAAGTTAATCATTTAGCTCTCCTCCTCCccgtcatcatcatcatcatcatcatcatcattttgGTGTAGGACCACATGTCTTGACAGTTACTCTGGAATAAACTCCCTACAAAACCGCAGTTGTTTATTTTCAGCGGGTTTAGGAAGTCGAGAAACCGTTGGACCTCGTACTTAAATCTCCGGACGTCTGCTTAGTGCCTCGTAatggtaaaaaataagaattatgTAGATGAgagtctcaaaaaaaaatatatatatgtgtaaatGTAAAAAACGTTAAGAAGAAACGCTTAAAATACGAGGCGCCTCTTGGAGCTGTACGTCATGTGGAGCGCCGTGTGTATGCAGAAGATGTAACCCTTCAAGCTGGCGTACATCAACTGGCAAACCGTGGTCATTGGATCGTCGTGGTTTGTAGTAGCATTTTGTATACATTCTGACAATGACAGAGATACTCGGTGATAAAGACTGGGCCAGCAAGCGAGAGAACTGGTTTGATAACATATATGTCGGGGAATAAAGTACAGCGGAGTATTTTCTGATAAATTGATGAGAATATTCTTTaggatatttttgtttttagtaattttaaaaaatgtactattacttttaatattttgtaaaatagaGCTGATAGAATGTCAAATACTAGATCGAAGGGTGGAGGCGTCCTTTTGGCTATTGAAATGAACATTTTTGTGTCGCAAGTTAATATAGATCACATTATGAGTAAATACGAAGAAATTAATGCAATCTGCCTGAGAATTTCACTGTCTTTGAATTTTGTTCTAACACTCATTCTACTTTACATTGCTCCAGAAATTAGACTTCACCTATTTGAGCTGTTCCTGGACGATCTTTCCTAGTTCCTCTCTGACCATCATCGTTAGCTACTTATTATTGATGATTTCAACGTGCCTAGTTTTCATAATcgtgtttattttttcttttttttttgttttttctattGTATACTACATACTAtctcgacgttctaattagcaaattgtctaactccattttagagaatcttctatttgtaagaaaaaaacaattagttcaaaatttattatcactttaaaaaaccatttaatatcattaatatctaatagagatataatatttaggtttgaattattcaaataatttataattggattattgctacatcaaaatgttaaaagatCACTCTCTAAAAAgtaaggagttagacaaattgctaattagaccgtcgatgtACACTTTTACTTGTATGAAACCCTGTTATTGGCCATGATGTTGGGTTCattgtttgataaataaataaataaataaaataaggcttaatgaaattgttttattgcggTAAGCTTAAGCCTAGGTAGGCACATGGTTGTCAACGTAGTCGGGATCCCAGGACGATAGggatatcataaaattaataaggaAAAGAGAAATATGCAGCAGGCAGACTATTTGAGAATAGTTTTAGAGAAGACAGTCTTGCTTTGGAATTAAGATTGAACGGACGTTTTGGTGACCGCGAATTCGTTATTTCCTAAGTCTCGGTCTATTGccagttatttttaatattgtttgcattctaaattaaattaatcttatATCGTATTTTGCGTACTACTGTCTTGATAATaagtgataattaataattataaattattttattttattacgagTTTATTTACTCATTCTCATTAATTGATCTTGTAATtgtgaatattaattaattaattgtaataataaaaatgagtgAACCACAAAATGCTGTATCTCCAACAAACGTTCCTGCCTCTCCGACATATGTATACTAAGAAACACAGTGGCAAAAAGTAGGCAGCGGAACAATTGGCAAACTAGTGTGACGCAAGTACCTAATTCGGACATCCTGCGGTTGCCCTGAATATTTGTCCGTGCCAAAGAGCTTTtcttattgtttttttgaggatactttttttaatctaaaactCCTGGCCTCGTTTTATCTGAATAGTAAATGTACTACGGCGGAGTATTCGTTGAAAGAACGCCAGAGATCACAAATCGTAAGCCTCATAGCTGGTACTTGAATATATAAAAGAGATTAACCGCTTAGCATTGTATGTACCAGCATTGAGCAGTTTCGCTCAATATTATAGTCCCAGTTTACTTTATAACTGCAATTGTATTGCGTCACACGCTCTCGTAGTAAACTGCCAATGCGAATTGATAATTCAATGAAATCCCAGGCGTGATCGTAATCTACCCACTTGCTTAAAACCCATTAAGTATTTACCAATTGTTGTAAACTCTCTTAATGCACCTACTCTGTTTGAACTTGAAAGCTCTGGTTTTATTCGTCAGTGAATGCtaaatcaacaaaattttttgattgtaCATTGTACACACTGAGCGTACAGTCGGGTTACCAAAGCGAAAATTTTGTTAGTCCAATCGATAGTACATTGCTCAGGGCGTCCGACCTTTCCAGTGTCAAGGGCCATCGTGATTCCTACAATCCACACTCACAttcgtataaaatttttatgtgcTATATAGAACATTTACAGGGCTCTGTCGTGGATTCTCTCCCTCGTACTCTAGACTGCCGGAGCAATCAGTGACCATAAGTGAAGAGACGCGTCGCTGTCAGTCTTGTATTATTCACGAACAAAAGCTCCTGTCGCTTTTTCCATTTCTCTCATTTCTCTtgttttcattgttaatgGATTCTATTTCTTCCTCTATTTACCCgtacatacatataatataatataatagaatAGAATGTATGTAatctaaagaaaaatagtGAACAGCATCATCATCatactactattattattattattactattactattacgaTGTGTAATACACAAACCTTAGTCACTTCCTTCTCAATGAGCTTGTACTTCTTGCTACGTGCAAGTTTCTCTGGCGGTACATTTGTGACTTCAAGTTTACTACGCTGTTGTTCAGCAACGCGTAATTTTGTCTCTGCTTGTCGTGACTCAGCTTGATAAGCTTGGTATGTTTTCATCGTCGTATGAAGCTCGTGAAGTACCCTCAAGATTTCTTCGTGTGTTTCATACCCAATTTCTCGGCactgtaattattttacattataaaaataaatattacctaaaattatttagatattaaattaatttaatttaatttctttatggAAAATAAGATGAGTAAATTAAACAAGACATACACGTCTATAAATTCGCTGAACATCTTCGATGACTTGATTAAGTCTTCCGACCAGGTGAGTGCTGTAGACCTCGGAAAGCGCGGCATGATCGCGGCTCAGATTTTTCGTCTCATTGACAAGTTGCTGCCAGCAAGCGTAGCTGGAGAACAGTGGCCATTGCTCCCTTCTGAAGCAAACAGCAAACGTGGGGAAAATTAAacagataaataaaatgaaagtaaGCAACACCGGTAATTTATTCACAGTAAGGTTACGTGCAGATTATTCAAGGATCGGTGGGTACAAGTTATTATATAAGTGCTACGCCAGTTATAGAAGATGGAAACCTCTAAAGAAGccctaataaatttattattcggcaaaattaaaaattttattaaatattttaaatatttaatgatagttaaattattaaatatctaacaattttttttatttttatcataattaaattaatatgaaaaaaattcaaaattgaaaaaaattacaagtccaaatttttcttaaaataattttttttttttttttagtttatttgttgcactgaaaaaaattaacttgattcaagaatttttttttaatccaaaacaataaaagtcttcaaaataattttcttgattcaataatcacttgaattaaaatatattattgttactattaATGTAACACTAACAATGTCTGTTAAGTGAGGGAAATGTTTGATATGATCACAATTTCTAATGGAATGTCTCTTTAATTGATGATGGAGTgatgtatttattatattgtattaataATGACTGTAATTCACTATTATTTTTcgttaattcaaatttattctaaTGTATTTTGGAGGATCGCAAAGAGCTACGACTCTATGGccttaaaacaataaataataaataataataataataataatgtatattaTCGATCGGCGTTCttttgcaataaataaataatttttttcttgaaccaaattaattttttttctgtgtataaaaATCCCAAAAATTGTTAGACATCTTCTAATTTAAATCTCACAATAATTCAAACCCTCAACTTACTTTTGCTTTTGCTCTTTGTGCCGCATTTGTATACTTCTCGCCATTTTGTCAAGGGATTTGCTGTAATCGAGCTCGAGTTCGGCTCGTCTGCGGAAGAAGTCCTGCAGTTCGGCAACCAGGGCCACCTGGGACTCCATTCTCACGTCGAGACATCTCAGCTGCTCGTTTAGCTGCAGCCTTATATCTGAAAGAAAAACATCAAATGAaacgttattaaaaaaaataataataaatttaataatataccACCCCAAGTGTATTAAAtcttacataaaatatttagccAAGCGCAATTCAAACATACATATCCATCGAGAACACATAGGTTgatattatcatcattattttttttattaccattattgTGATtgtgattatgattatgattatgattattattgggTGTATACTAAGCAAAAAGGGGAATATTGAATCTATAGTTGCATTTACCCAACAACGAACTTCCGCTCAGCTAACGGAATAATAATGCGCCGTCAGCCGGCATCAAAAGCAGCCGAATGGAAGTAGGGGCAACGAACTAAACGGGGAACGCCGTCTGCTGGACTACTGTCTCTTTACTACCTCATTTCATCCACCAGCAACAACTCTTTCTCTTTATCTGCTGGCTTATTATAGACAGACCCACATTAAGCCGATTTTCGACTTCGATATGTGGGGTCTAGTCTCTCCTCTTGTCTTTGGTTGTTCTCACTAAAGGGAACCTTTTGAGAAACCCATAACTTACTCTTCGCACCACCAATAACTTCAGGGTCTTCCCCGACCAATGTCTAATAATAAAACTCGATTCATCTTTTGTGGGTGCGGTCTTCCTTTTTACCCTGTTCAATTACAGTGTATTTTTTCGGTAGTAGGAAAATTATTGTCGAGAAAACTAGAGGAAAAGGTTTTAAATTACTGAATTGGGGGTGTAATTTATCAATGTCATTGGAACTTTTAGATATGATTAacgaacaaataaattatctattaacttttttcatcgtcatttatatataatgaaagtgtatttttgatttaaatggTCTGTCAACTGAATTTCACAGCTATTTAATGAGTTTTATCAAATAAGAAATCAAATTATAGGGCTTATAAATGGAACTGAAAGTAACTGACATTTGACAGTgctaaggattttttttttaacaaaaaaattttacacgtggaagttataaaaaattatgaatgcaattttttttataaaatttttttaaataaattaaaaaaattttttaatcaaaaaagtaatttaattatcttgaatcattcagaaaaattattcaatcaaataaaatttacttaaataaataaaatttctcattttttaaatatttctgcttgatttaaattaatcactcttcaaaattttgatcttgGCCTAAAATTTCATCtcttaaatcaaattaatttttttatcatcataaaaGAATGGAGTATAgttcaaaattcaataaaattgttgccgtaaaaatttttaactcttcattttataaacaaaagtgTTAAAAATGAACCATAACTTGTATCATTAACATTAATGTTTAAATGcgataaaatttactaaatttccAACTCGTTTTCTCCGCGTGTGCGTTTGCgctcattaaataaaaagtttcgTAACACAGCATacgtttttattaattaacgtaACAACCCGTAAAGACAGAGTTAAACCAGcagtataatataatataatataatgtattatgtgttattttttacattgtcCACCTAgggtaattaaattttttaacttccacCACGTACATCATagaacattaaaataatacgGGTGAAGCGAGCCGTGAGGTATTATATTGATGCTTGCCGCCCTCGAGTTGCCTCGCACATATGCGACGggcttaaaaatacataaatataatacctACGTATTATATTcgtacatatataaatttaacgtCCCGGTCTTGCTCGACGGATGTAACTAAGCTGAGGTAAATATTGCCCGAAAATATACACGTGTATTatatacacatacacatatattattatgtattatataacATATACTTATGTACAAGGTACGGGGTTGGTAAAAGTTGGTGGCTAAAAGTGCTCACGTGAAGTACACTAACGTGGAGGAAGGAGAATATGGATGTATAAGTAGAGAGAAGGGTCgcgattatatatatatatataaagtatatagACTTTTATCCAGAACAACGATGAAAAACTTTTGGTACGGCTCCGATCGCAGAATAGGAGCTTCAAACAACTCTCGTTATTTTTCTGTTCGGTGGGATTCCACGTGGAAATCActtatgctttttttttattccgcCACCCTCGTATCGGCACCATCGAACCCTTGTTACGTGTTCCGGCACACGCATTCACTCAAACGTCGACGGCGGTACAGTACTTTACTTTTTTACCAGTTGTTTGCTCTCTATATACACCCACACAGTCTGGAGAATAAAACCAAAGAAAAATGTGTCATCCACTCCttcttattgttattattattatcatcatcatcttcatcttTTTCTCTTAATCTTTTTGTCAGGCTCTCAAGACTCGCTGTAATTACGTCCGCTCGCGAGATCTCAAAGACTGCACGAAATATTACAATTAGATCCTCTTCATTTTGCCTTTGTTTTACTTTTCGAGGTTCTTTTTGCCTGAAGCTTAAAACCCGCAGGCTTGATCTGTACTCGTTTctgatattaataaaaattgagttaTTTAGTTTGGAAAATACTTTAATATTGAGTAGAAAAGCTCAgttaatagtttaaaattatattttgatccATTATacgaatgaaaattaataattgaagaagattattttgaaaatttcttcatttaataatttttttgcttgcttttttaatttaaagaattaaaaaaattctttcttttaaattaatcttttcGAGTGTTGCttactgaaaaatattaaaatgttctcgtattttttttatacacagaaaaaataatattttataaattatgcattgataaaaaatgaatttgatttaataaattagaataaatttttttttggctcaaataaatttcatttaattcaaaaatttttctatttatgcagtgtaaattttaataattaaattcgccaaaaaaatactgtcaaaattgaagttttaaaatagaatttttacaaactctgtaaaaaattttaattaaaaactgtaaaaattaatatttgaaaaaatattaattaaaattttattttttccaaattttttgcTCGAAGCACctaactattaaaatttacattataaactgtaaaaattaatcagtttttttttatctgagtTTTAa
This genomic interval from Cotesia glomerata isolate CgM1 linkage group LG1, MPM_Cglom_v2.3, whole genome shotgun sequence contains the following:
- the LOC123274973 gene encoding SLIT-ROBO Rho GTPase-activating protein 1-like isoform X2, translated to MFQCIIQQRNGWIHPSSPETKDVFPDIRLQLNEQLRCLDVRMESQVALVAELQDFFRRRAELELDYSKSLDKMARSIQMRHKEQKQKREQWPLFSSYACWQQLVNETKNLSRDHAALSEVYSTHLVGRLNQVIEDVQRIYRRCREIGYETHEEILRVLHELHTTMKTYQAYQAESRQAETKLRVAEQQRSKLEVTNVPPEKLARSKKYKLIEKEVTKRKNKYTEAKLKALKARNEYILCLEASNTTIHKYFVDDLSDLIDCMDFGFHNCIARALLMHCSAEEGRQRSLQTSAEQLTNTINALDSRADKQRFLESHHAAFMIPKKFEFQCQRGDETPEPELQKILHSEMEQRLGQLQQRVTSLRTESEEVWKTLETAEASLLEMLTAKDYDCSRYFGENCMPTSRPPETVQIKLRADRQETEEFYLTKFREYLLGTSRIARLDAKQEYIRQSLQDGSNGSPNPSITTSKQKQARRKRIGRLQMNGQPKLFGGSLEEYLESTNLEIPLIMKSCIRVINLYGLHHQGIFRVSGSQVEINNFREWFERGEDPLADVTDASDINSVAGVLKLYLRELREPLFPIIYFEHLMELAQLESKHEFVLKMKQLISSLPRPVVIVMRYLFAFLNHLSEFSDENMMDPYNLAICFGPTLVPVPEDKDQVQYQNQVNELIKNIITLCEEIFPDDIGGIQYEKYISREPDDVDVGDSPTDQVQEDMDSEVYPSEDESENLEATAQFDFNARSERELSFKKGDTLTLYMQVSYDWWRGSVGGREGLIPDKYIMLKIKDEERDKELLKSSSEESMRRRASSSADSAPSSNNSPLMAPTNNPNAWPNVNTSDIITTSSSGTGSLLHHSDVINTNSSSSVISTSSNNAIPATAMANAVNACISSSQAIISREEQPSVNPSKMTSSPGNEKIHPTDQYHQSSTPNDESESVNDFLDSLSTMSEQANLDDVDDNNQEYQVSSMNAGGLRGSGRKQWKSQTLTETINSNQQPSLHLNDSDNNDEDNNKEATTFSANRELWQKRANSQTQLTPPVPPTTPKNFRASQEFREMRQKHTPDLVMDLPLAAQDASKKSASSSSLNSSDDENSLAPPTRNGSEKSPSNGPESPDMSTAAERFAKQNQCTLKKNTKSGNTNTSNNLTDTGRIKSLVGTDGEINDHVGNLKDNIVRSASNNEISSDNVPLRSPLPPRSTPLIAAKFADMRLTGGSQQVSSFKPQVKVKPTILRKPTVPFPHPHMSPELARKIEKQVQGTD
- the LOC123274973 gene encoding SLIT-ROBO Rho GTPase-activating protein 1-like isoform X1, which codes for MDEEHETDGVKSPIKRLGSTRKLLVFNNIRLQLNEQLRCLDVRMESQVALVAELQDFFRRRAELELDYSKSLDKMARSIQMRHKEQKQKREQWPLFSSYACWQQLVNETKNLSRDHAALSEVYSTHLVGRLNQVIEDVQRIYRRCREIGYETHEEILRVLHELHTTMKTYQAYQAESRQAETKLRVAEQQRSKLEVTNVPPEKLARSKKYKLIEKEVTKRKNKYTEAKLKALKARNEYILCLEASNTTIHKYFVDDLSDLIDCMDFGFHNCIARALLMHCSAEEGRQRSLQTSAEQLTNTINALDSRADKQRFLESHHAAFMIPKKFEFQCQRGDETPEPELQKILHSEMEQRLGQLQQRVTSLRTESEEVWKTLETAEASLLEMLTAKDYDCSRYFGENCMPTSRPPETVQIKLRADRQETEEFYLTKFREYLLGTSRIARLDAKQEYIRQSLQDGSNGSPNPSITTSKQKQARRKRIGRLQMNGQPKLFGGSLEEYLESTNLEIPLIMKSCIRVINLYGLHHQGIFRVSGSQVEINNFREWFERGEDPLADVTDASDINSVAGVLKLYLRELREPLFPIIYFEHLMELAQLESKHEFVLKMKQLISSLPRPVVIVMRYLFAFLNHLSEFSDENMMDPYNLAICFGPTLVPVPEDKDQVQYQNQVNELIKNIITLCEEIFPDDIGGIQYEKYISREPDDVDVGDSPTDQVQEDMDSEVYPSEDESENLEATAQFDFNARSERELSFKKGDTLTLYMQVSYDWWRGSVGGREGLIPDKYIMLKIKDEERDKELLKSSSEESMRRRASSSADSAPSSNNSPLMAPTNNPNAWPNVNTSDIITTSSSGTGSLLHHSDVINTNSSSSVISTSSNNAIPATAMANAVNACISSSQAIISREEQPSVNPSKMTSSPGNEKIHPTDQYHQSSTPNDESESVNDFLDSLSTMSEQANLDDVDDNNQEYQVSSMNAGGLRGSGRKQWKSQTLTETINSNQQPSLHLNDSDNNDEDNNKEATTFSANRELWQKRANSQTQLTPPVPPTTPKNFRASQEFREMRQKHTPDLVMDLPLAAQDASKKSASSSSLNSSDDENSLAPPTRNGSEKSPSNGPESPDMSTAAERFAKQNQCTLKKNTKSGNTNTSNNLTDTGRIKSLVGTDGEINDHVGNLKDNIVRSASNNEISSDNVPLRSPLPPRSTPLIAAKFADMRLTGGSQQVSSFKPQVKVKPTILRKPTVPFPHPHMSPELARKIEKQVQGTD
- the LOC123274973 gene encoding SLIT-ROBO Rho GTPase-activating protein 1-like isoform X3 — encoded protein: MFKLSSGRQEREAWTKDIRLQLNEQLRCLDVRMESQVALVAELQDFFRRRAELELDYSKSLDKMARSIQMRHKEQKQKREQWPLFSSYACWQQLVNETKNLSRDHAALSEVYSTHLVGRLNQVIEDVQRIYRRCREIGYETHEEILRVLHELHTTMKTYQAYQAESRQAETKLRVAEQQRSKLEVTNVPPEKLARSKKYKLIEKEVTKRKNKYTEAKLKALKARNEYILCLEASNTTIHKYFVDDLSDLIDCMDFGFHNCIARALLMHCSAEEGRQRSLQTSAEQLTNTINALDSRADKQRFLESHHAAFMIPKKFEFQCQRGDETPEPELQKILHSEMEQRLGQLQQRVTSLRTESEEVWKTLETAEASLLEMLTAKDYDCSRYFGENCMPTSRPPETVQIKLRADRQETEEFYLTKFREYLLGTSRIARLDAKQEYIRQSLQDGSNGSPNPSITTSKQKQARRKRIGRLQMNGQPKLFGGSLEEYLESTNLEIPLIMKSCIRVINLYGLHHQGIFRVSGSQVEINNFREWFERGEDPLADVTDASDINSVAGVLKLYLRELREPLFPIIYFEHLMELAQLESKHEFVLKMKQLISSLPRPVVIVMRYLFAFLNHLSEFSDENMMDPYNLAICFGPTLVPVPEDKDQVQYQNQVNELIKNIITLCEEIFPDDIGGIQYEKYISREPDDVDVGDSPTDQVQEDMDSEVYPSEDESENLEATAQFDFNARSERELSFKKGDTLTLYMQVSYDWWRGSVGGREGLIPDKYIMLKIKDEERDKELLKSSSEESMRRRASSSADSAPSSNNSPLMAPTNNPNAWPNVNTSDIITTSSSGTGSLLHHSDVINTNSSSSVISTSSNNAIPATAMANAVNACISSSQAIISREEQPSVNPSKMTSSPGNEKIHPTDQYHQSSTPNDESESVNDFLDSLSTMSEQANLDDVDDNNQEYQVSSMNAGGLRGSGRKQWKSQTLTETINSNQQPSLHLNDSDNNDEDNNKEATTFSANRELWQKRANSQTQLTPPVPPTTPKNFRASQEFREMRQKHTPDLVMDLPLAAQDASKKSASSSSLNSSDDENSLAPPTRNGSEKSPSNGPESPDMSTAAERFAKQNQCTLKKNTKSGNTNTSNNLTDTGRIKSLVGTDGEINDHVGNLKDNIVRSASNNEISSDNVPLRSPLPPRSTPLIAAKFADMRLTGGSQQVSSFKPQVKVKPTILRKPTVPFPHPHMSPELARKIEKQVQGTD